One Acropora palmata chromosome 2, jaAcrPala1.3, whole genome shotgun sequence genomic window carries:
- the LOC141874394 gene encoding uncharacterized protein LOC141874394 isoform X3, translating to MSSKKSVSKGALKRQYLPTFAFPAYGLAYPSVGFATVPIAPAPLPWGYAFYRSRVPDQSEKGQTRSSVKGSKADKRWWPGYMGGWGGWGIGNRGYPGWGPADDVWGHGFDAAGLGLGWGFGFGNVFHPYMRSEVPGKQSKRDKAEKRWWPGYMGGWGGWGLGNTGYPGWGPLGTDLAFGVSPYTYRHGLGPYGYGHGLGLYGYYGRGFGLGYTPALGYHSGAIKKTEGKKEQEEGPKRQFIHEPYGGFGYPGSGYGTGYSYGPFGTFGSPFFGHGAYIPYPASFYDDFVPPHGLVPYGFSKSNIPKKNSKKVSKGEKSEEKATSRQFVANFHPGHYGWGGVIHPGTGYQGQIPLLGAFTYSGFNGRYYGPRGLHRIALSPFYKSNIPEPVEESGQNREVINYHPGCCRWGGCIYPGCGFIGSWTWPLPCHFHHCGHHCCPCWTRSKFPKRQGVKQEKGKSRQDIESPLQDRSDDDDGSKDPKTRPHLEGTDLLNSEMNDLAMGFPGIEHLQIPVGESTNPTTQAYSSQEREESSDSQPSEVPQAESTPDEAGNAGFAGLTPDDDGNGFRISSPQTLMEQQGNQESTAEGLLSNFNINPSQGDPPSEAFGDTGNPNMYSEGQSAETASRRAHIPSQEDETVTKKQVVAYPFSSLYPGYMMAHAVNPLYRYTPINYSPLLASQHAMAYPSVYPLSRPIVATHSLPAGSPSRSIHVGAPSVNIDVQTTRHRIAHHNLEKQKGSKLKGMMWEFSKKLRSFRTDKKRHGSERRRKERRQIPSAFSSPFMNRQMEFSPSQLRYPVSNMAGFVGQSMLSQVPPFNVNAMSRSGFPATQPTGMGQSRFSAPIMRSEFNPSQMAFSRRLSSITGISVPISAQPGMGIVGMATRKKRSSSRKPPKKQSSKATKRQFLAPLPSQALQPPSLSPFALPAAPFMGVGLPVWPSPPLPQPRIPLQQTRPVAFKSRASSSLVSRIPAQNRLPVMRMSSFSSEPFQGLMPLAAFPPMPTSSFLRAPQALNTNFFSGATAGPWTPVAEGRQVSPGGAFNEGIGEGFPRRVEDNQGQLVQELKQQGGGQPFQFAGEQLPSFNNPSGLNFVERQPSAMFSEEGRGNEATGALTASPQSEMASFFSQLPSGGGLIESNNFNLQSSLGAMKKSSLPETKKHKRKSVKSGKA from the exons atgaGTTCTAAGAAGTCAGTTTCCAAAGGAGCCTTAAAGCGCCAATATTTGCCAACATTCGCTTTTCCTGCCTACGGACTTGCTTATCCATCTGTAGGATTCGCCACCGTTCCCATCGCGCCTGCTCCTCTTCCGTGGGGTTACGCGTTTTACCGGTCCAGGGTTCCTGACCAGTCAGAAAAAGGACAAACTAGGTCTTCCGTGAAAGGCTCTAAGGCGGACAAGAGGTGGTGGCCAGGCTACATGGGAGGATGGGGAGGGTGGGGCATCGGAAATAGAGGATACCCAGGGTGGGGACCTGCTGACGACGTTTGGGGACACGGCTTTGATGCAGCTGGCCTTGGCCTAGGTTGGGGCTTCGGGTTTGGCAATGTATTCCATCCGTACATGCGAAGTGAAGTTCctggaaaacaaagcaaaagagaCAAGGCGGAGAAGCGATGGTGGCCCGGTTACATGGGTGGCTGGGGAGGCTGGGGTCTGGGTAATACTGGGTATCCAGGATGGGGTCCATTGGGTACGGACTTGGCTTTCGGTGTCAGCCCATACACTTACAGGCATGGACTGGGGCCGTATGGTTATGGCCATGGATTAGGCTTGTACGGTTATTATGGCCGAGGGTTTGGTTTGGGATATACACCTGCTCTTGGCTACCATTCAGGGGCAATCAAAAAGACAGAAGGTAAAAAAGAACAAGAGGAAGGTCCCAAGAGGCAGTTCATTCATGAGCCATACGGAGGTTTCGGGTACCCCGGGAGTGGTTATGGAACAGGATACTCGTATGGACCGTTTGGGACGTTTGGCTCCCCGTTTTTTGGTCATGGAGCATACATTCCCTACCCAGCATCGTTTTATGATGATTTTGTTCCACCTCATGGCTTAGTTCCTTACGGTTTTAGTAAGTCCAATATCCCCAAAAAGAACTCCAAAAAAGTCagcaaaggagaaaaaagcGAAGAGAAAGCTACAAGTCGACAGTTTGTCGCTAATTTTCATCCAGGGCATTACGGATGGGGAGGTGTCATACATCCTGGTACAGGTTACCAGGGACAGATTCCTTTATTGGGTGCATTTACTTACAGCGGGTTTAATGGGCGATATTATGGTCCCAGAGGTCTACATCGTATTGCATTAAGCCCTTTCTATAAATCAAACATCCCCGAACCTGTGGAGGAAAGTGGCCAGAATCGAGAGGTGATAAACTATCACCCAGGCTGTTGTAGGTGGGGCGGCTGTATCTACCCTGGATGCGGTTTCATCGGTAGCTGGACGTGGCCTCTTCCTTGCCATTTTCATCATTGTGGGCACCACTGTTGTCCATGCTGGACTCGGTCAAAGTTTCCAAAAAGGCAGGGTGTAAagcaagaaaaaggaaaatcgaGACAGGATATCGAAAGTCCTTTACAAGACCggagtgatgatgatgatgggaGTAAAGATCCCAAAACACGTCCCCACCTAGAGGGAACTGACTTGCTAAATTCAGAGATGAACGATTTGGCCATGGGCTTTCCCGGAATTGAGCATCTTCAAATCCCAGTGGGAGAGTCAACCAATCCTACAACCCAGGCATATAGCAGTCAGGAAAGAGAGGAAAGCAGTGATAGCCAACCTTCTGAAGTACCTCAGGCCGAGTCCACTCCAGACGAAGCTGGCAATGCTGGGTTTGCAGGGCTAACACCTGATGATGATGGGAATGGATTTAGGATCTCATCACCTCAGACCCTGATGGAGCAACAGGGGAACCAAGAATCAACAGCCGAGGGACTGTTATCCAACTTTAACATTAACCCATCTCAGGGTGATCCTCCCTCTGAAGCATTTGGTGATACAG GAAACCCAAACATGTATTCAGAAGGGCAGAGCGCAGAAACTGCTTCTCGAAGGGCTCATATCCCGAGCCAGGAGGATGAAACAGTGACCAAGAAACAAGTTGTGGCATATCCATTCAGTTCACTTTACCCAGGATACATGATGGCACATGCAGTTAATCCGCTTTATCGTTACACTCCCATAAATTAC TCACCTCTTCTAGCTTCCCAACATGCCATGGCTTATCCCTCAGTATATCCTCTTTCGCGTCCGATTGTTGCTACTCATTCCTTACCAGCTGGAAGTCCCTCGCGCTCCATTCATGTAGGTGCGCCCAGTGTAAATATTGATGTTCAGACGACAAGGCATCGGATCGCTCATCATAATCTGGAAAAACAA AAGGGCAGTAAACTAAAAGGCATGATGTGGGAGTTTTCAAAGAAGCTGAGGAGTTTCAGAACCGACAAGAAGAGACATGGGTCGGAGAGGAGAAGGAAGGAAAGGAGGCAAATCCCTTCTGCCTTTTCGTCTCCGTTTATGAATCGGCAAATGGAATTTTCACCTTCGCAGCTTAG ATATCCGGTTTCCAATATGGCAGGCTTCGTCGGCCAAAG CATGTTATCACAAGTGCCGCCATTCAACGTTAATGCCATGAGTCGGTCAGGATTTCCAGCAACACAACCGACTGGAATGGGTCAGTCACGTTTCAGTGCACCAATAATGAGATCTGAATTCAATCCCAGTCAAATGGCCTTCTCTCGTCGGCTATCAAGTATAACTGGTATCAGTGTGCCAATATCTGCGCAACCTGGAATGGGAATAGTAG GAATGGCCACCAGAAAGAAACGATCTTCGTCGAGAAAGCCACCAAAGAAACAGAGCAGCAAGGCAACAAAGCGCCAGTTCTTAGCGCCTCTTCCTTCTCAAGCATTACAGCCACCGAGCCTCTCCCCCTTTGCTCTACCAGCAGCTCCATTCATGGGTGTGGGCTTACCGGTTTGGCCTTCACCTCCATTACCACAACCTCGCATTCCTTTGCAACAAACCCGTCCGGTGGCTTTTAAATCGCGTGCTTCTTCTTCGCTAGTCTCCAGAATACCTGCTCAAAATAGATTGCCGGTGATGAGAATGTCttccttttcaagtgaacCTTTCCAAGGGCTGATGCCTTTGGCTGCTTTTCCTCCAATGCCGACTAGTTCTTTTTTAAGAGCACCCCAAGCACTGAATACAAATTTTTTTAGTGGGGCCACAGCAGGGCCTTGGACGCCCGTTGCCGAAGGTCGGCAAGTGTCTCCTGGAGGTGCTTTTAACGAAGGCATTGGAG AGGGATTTCCAAGGCGCGTGGAGGACAATCAGGGGCAGCTAGTCCAAGAACTGAAACAGCAGGGTGGTGGTCAACCTTTTCAATTTGCTGGAG AGCAATTGCCCAGTTTCAACAATCCATCGGGTCTGAACTTCGTTGAACGGCAACCATCCGCCATGTTTTCAGAAGAAGGGCGTGGTAACGAGGCAACCGGGGCTCTCACAGCTAGCCCTCAGAGCGAGATGGCCTCGTTTTTCAGTCAACTGCCATCTGGAGGTGGACTGATAGAATCTAATAAC tTTAACCTGCAATCAAGTTTGGGTGCTATGAAGAAATCGTCTTTGCCTGAAACCAAGaagcataaaagaaaaagtgtcAAGTCCGGAAAGGCATAA